One Acutalibacter muris DNA window includes the following coding sequences:
- the def gene encoding peptide deformylase, translating to MAIRNIVQFGEDILKKECRPVEKFDHKLRQLLDDMQDTLYEANGAGLAAPQVGVLRQICVIDVGDGLVEFINPEILSVEGEQTGAEGCLSLPNEWGMVTRPQKVTVRAQNRKGKWFKTTAEDLFARCICHEVDHLHGTVFTDKASRMLTPEEIEQLQKEQQ from the coding sequence ATGGCAATCAGGAACATAGTCCAGTTTGGGGAGGATATCTTGAAGAAGGAATGCCGCCCGGTGGAGAAGTTTGACCATAAGCTCCGCCAGCTGCTGGACGATATGCAGGATACCCTGTACGAGGCCAACGGAGCTGGCCTTGCCGCGCCCCAGGTGGGAGTATTAAGGCAGATATGCGTCATCGACGTAGGCGATGGCCTGGTGGAGTTCATCAACCCGGAAATTTTATCCGTAGAGGGGGAGCAGACCGGGGCCGAGGGGTGCCTGTCCCTGCCAAATGAGTGGGGTATGGTGACAAGGCCGCAGAAGGTGACGGTAAGGGCCCAGAACCGAAAGGGAAAGTGGTTCAAGACCACAGCTGAGGACCTTTTCGCCCGGTGCATCTGCCACGAGGTGGACCATCTGCACGGCACGGTGTTCACGGACAAGGCAAGCAGGATGCTCACTCCCGAGGAGATCGAGCAGCTTCAAAAGGAACAGCAGTAG
- the fmt gene encoding methionyl-tRNA formyltransferase: protein MRVIFMGTPDFAVPSLQALLDRGDDICAVFTQPDKPKGRGHKLQPPPVKELALRHSLPVLQPDTLRDEAVQESIAELEPDAIIVVAYGKLLPPKVLSVPRLGCINVHGSLLPKYRGAAPIQWAVINGEKTAGVTTMFMAEGMDTGDMLLKSETEVGPEETSGELFDRLKLLGAKLLTETLDKLEQGELKAIPQDGTQATLAPLLKKEMSALDWSEPAQRIHDRIRGLNPWPCAAADLDGKRVKLLASQVIEGEGVPGTAYNLDGELAAACGRGMLRITELQADTGKRMSGKDYLLGHPLKEGARFE from the coding sequence ATGCGGGTTATTTTTATGGGTACGCCGGACTTTGCCGTACCCTCCCTACAGGCCCTTTTGGACCGGGGGGACGACATATGCGCGGTGTTTACTCAGCCCGACAAGCCCAAGGGGCGAGGGCATAAGTTACAGCCGCCGCCGGTAAAGGAGCTGGCGCTGCGGCACAGCCTGCCGGTGCTCCAGCCGGATACTCTGCGGGACGAAGCCGTACAGGAGTCCATAGCGGAGCTTGAACCCGACGCAATAATTGTGGTGGCATACGGTAAGCTGCTGCCGCCGAAGGTGCTCTCTGTGCCAAGGCTTGGGTGCATAAACGTGCACGGTTCGCTGTTGCCCAAGTACCGGGGCGCGGCCCCCATACAGTGGGCGGTCATCAATGGGGAGAAGACCGCAGGGGTCACCACTATGTTTATGGCAGAGGGTATGGACACCGGGGATATGCTCTTAAAATCGGAGACGGAGGTGGGCCCGGAGGAGACGTCAGGGGAACTGTTCGACCGGCTGAAGCTCTTGGGTGCAAAGCTGCTTACCGAGACCCTTGATAAGCTGGAGCAGGGCGAATTAAAGGCGATACCCCAGGACGGGACACAGGCGACATTGGCTCCCCTGCTGAAAAAAGAGATGTCTGCCCTCGACTGGAGCGAGCCGGCACAGCGTATACATGACAGGATAAGGGGGCTGAACCCCTGGCCCTGCGCGGCGGCTGATTTAGACGGAAAGCGCGTGAAGCTGCTGGCCTCTCAGGTCATAGAGGGCGAGGGTGTACCCGGTACGGCATATAATCTTGACGGAGAGCTGGCAGCGGCCTGCGGCCGGGGAATGCTTCGGATAACAGAGCTGCAGGCGGACACAGGAAAGCGCATGAGCGGCAAAGACTATCTTTTAGGGCACCCCCTTAAAGAGGGCGCAAGGTTTGAATAG
- the rsmB gene encoding 16S rRNA (cytosine(967)-C(5))-methyltransferase RsmB, which yields MPKPHQTARAVALQALIQVEQGFGYSNIVLDHSLEDIGLNRRDKALAAAIFYGVLEKRLTLDYYIVRCLSSPGRKPDPMALEAIRCGAYQILYMDRVPDSAAVNETVQAVKSAGRAQLAGFVNGVLRGLVRKKGQIELPGGDSLKALSVRFSVPEDLIKLWTEGYGRRATVQILDSLSEKPELFIRVNRARCTAEELEASLKESGVKMCSLQHPQYAAVLENCGAPQGLEQFKKGMFHVQDLSAQLVCRALDPRPGETICDCCAAPGGKAFTLAQEVGTEGRIYAFDLHEKRVGLIKEGAARLGLDNIYARVGDATDVLEGVIQADKVLCDVPCSGFGVIKRKPEIRYKNLESLQDLPKLQYNILQNASRYVRPGGLLLYSTCTLNPAENSAVAKRFLQENNGFEPMTIDIGLRRVIEEPENMLTMMPFAEASDGFFVAGFRKKTG from the coding sequence ATGCCAAAACCACATCAAACTGCCAGGGCCGTCGCCTTACAGGCGCTTATACAGGTCGAACAGGGCTTTGGATATTCAAATATCGTTTTGGATCATTCTCTGGAGGACATAGGCCTGAACAGAAGGGATAAAGCGTTGGCTGCGGCTATTTTCTATGGGGTTTTGGAGAAGCGGCTGACTCTGGACTACTATATTGTCCGGTGTCTTAGCAGCCCCGGGAGAAAGCCGGACCCCATGGCCCTTGAGGCAATACGCTGCGGGGCATACCAGATACTGTATATGGACCGGGTCCCCGACTCAGCCGCAGTAAATGAGACGGTCCAGGCAGTAAAGTCGGCTGGCAGAGCTCAGCTGGCCGGATTTGTGAATGGTGTCCTTCGGGGGCTCGTAAGAAAGAAGGGGCAGATAGAGCTGCCGGGCGGCGACAGCCTGAAAGCGCTCAGCGTCAGGTTTTCTGTCCCGGAGGATTTAATTAAGCTTTGGACGGAGGGCTATGGGAGGCGGGCTACAGTTCAGATACTGGACAGCCTATCGGAAAAGCCAGAGCTGTTTATTCGCGTCAACAGAGCGCGGTGCACTGCGGAGGAGCTTGAAGCCTCCTTAAAGGAGAGCGGCGTAAAAATGTGCTCGTTACAGCACCCGCAGTATGCGGCGGTTCTGGAAAACTGCGGCGCGCCCCAAGGCCTTGAGCAGTTCAAAAAGGGTATGTTCCATGTACAGGACCTCTCGGCCCAGTTGGTGTGCCGGGCCCTGGACCCAAGACCGGGCGAGACGATTTGCGACTGCTGTGCTGCCCCCGGTGGAAAAGCCTTTACCCTTGCCCAGGAGGTGGGTACTGAAGGCAGGATATACGCCTTTGACCTGCATGAAAAAAGGGTGGGCCTTATTAAAGAAGGGGCCGCCAGGCTGGGCCTTGACAATATATACGCCCGGGTTGGCGACGCTACAGATGTGCTTGAAGGAGTAATTCAAGCCGACAAGGTGCTGTGCGACGTGCCCTGCTCCGGCTTTGGGGTCATCAAGAGAAAGCCCGAGATACGATATAAGAATTTAGAATCATTGCAAGATTTGCCAAAGCTGCAATATAATATACTACAGAACGCTTCACGGTACGTAAGGCCCGGCGGCCTGCTGCTGTACTCCACTTGTACCCTTAACCCGGCGGAGAATTCCGCTGTGGCAAAGAGGTTTTTACAGGAAAATAACGGCTTTGAGCCGATGACAATAGATATTGGCCTCCGGCGGGTTATAGAGGAGCCGGAAAATATGCTAACCATGATGCCCTTCGCGGAGGCCTCGGACGGGTTTTTTGTGGCGGGTTTCCGAAAAAAGACAGGATAG
- the rlmN gene encoding 23S rRNA (adenine(2503)-C(2))-methyltransferase RlmN: protein MTLEELQAELGSAGFPKFRAGQVFSWLHKGASCFEEMTDIPKDLRLRLAEAYEIACARAVRKRVSKDGTVKYLFQMNDGELIESVLMSYHHGYSLCISTQVGCKMNCSFCATGKSGFSRDLLPSEMLSQIQAAQLDGNIRISNVVLMGMGEPLDNYENVLRFLKLVSSPEGMNIGMRHISLSTCGLVDRIYDLAKEKLQLTLSVSLHAPNDEIRNRTMPVNRRWNIEQLLKACRYYAQRTGRRISFEYAMISGVNDSARCAGELAARLRGMPAHVNLIPVNDVTGAGYKKSGLLSQKRFISILEQGGCTATVRRTLGSDIEASCGQLRRKHKGGNGYEG from the coding sequence ATGACACTCGAAGAGCTGCAAGCAGAGCTTGGGTCCGCAGGGTTTCCAAAATTCCGGGCGGGACAGGTGTTCAGCTGGCTGCATAAGGGCGCGTCGTGTTTTGAGGAAATGACGGATATACCGAAGGATTTGCGCCTGCGGCTTGCAGAGGCGTATGAAATCGCCTGTGCCCGGGCGGTGCGGAAAAGGGTGTCGAAGGATGGCACGGTAAAATATCTCTTTCAGATGAACGACGGAGAACTGATAGAATCGGTGCTCATGAGTTATCACCACGGATACTCCCTCTGCATTTCCACCCAGGTTGGGTGTAAAATGAATTGCAGCTTCTGCGCCACAGGCAAAAGCGGCTTTTCCCGGGATCTGCTCCCCTCTGAGATGCTCAGCCAGATACAGGCGGCCCAGCTTGACGGGAATATCCGAATATCGAACGTGGTGCTCATGGGCATGGGAGAGCCCCTTGATAACTATGAGAATGTGCTGCGCTTTTTGAAGCTTGTGTCAAGCCCAGAGGGCATGAATATCGGCATGAGGCATATCTCCCTCTCCACCTGCGGTCTGGTGGACCGCATCTATGATTTGGCGAAGGAAAAATTGCAGCTTACCCTGTCCGTCTCCCTTCATGCGCCGAACGATGAAATAAGGAACCGCACCATGCCGGTGAACAGGCGCTGGAATATTGAGCAGCTTCTTAAGGCCTGCCGGTATTACGCCCAAAGGACCGGGCGGCGCATATCCTTTGAGTACGCCATGATAAGCGGGGTAAACGACAGCGCCCGGTGCGCCGGGGAGCTTGCAGCAAGGCTCCGGGGTATGCCCGCACACGTGAACCTTATCCCGGTAAACGACGTTACGGGCGCGGGTTATAAGAAAAGCGGCCTTCTAAGTCAGAAACGGTTTATAAGTATCCTTGAGCAGGGCGGCTGTACGGCTACGGTACGGAGGACACTTGGATCGGACATCGAAGCTTCCTGCGGGCAGCTTCGCAGAAAACATAAAGGAGGGAACGGATATGAGGGTTGA
- a CDS encoding Stp1/IreP family PP2C-type Ser/Thr phosphatase, with translation MRVDFATDTGAVRSSNQDACKCGLFPGGGAWTVVCDGMGGANGGNVASAIAVESIEELLRSGYRENMSPGNIKSMIINAIYRANGAIYERALKARELQGMGTTAVVMLAVAGRLHVAHVGDSRAYLKNSGGIRQLTMDHSYVQDLVNFGQITKEEARTHPRRNIITRVLGVHEGVKVDYAVWDFAAGDIALACTDGLTNYMDEDLLEEYINRHSGDGGALAKELIKFALKCGGSDNITIAVVNNI, from the coding sequence ATGAGGGTTGATTTCGCTACGGATACCGGCGCGGTGCGCAGCTCGAACCAGGACGCCTGCAAATGCGGGTTATTCCCGGGAGGAGGGGCTTGGACCGTGGTCTGCGACGGTATGGGCGGGGCAAACGGAGGAAACGTGGCCAGCGCCATCGCCGTGGAGAGCATTGAGGAGCTTTTGAGGAGCGGCTATAGGGAGAATATGAGCCCGGGCAACATCAAAAGCATGATTATCAACGCCATATACCGTGCAAATGGGGCGATATATGAGAGGGCCCTGAAGGCCAGAGAGCTCCAGGGCATGGGCACCACGGCGGTGGTTATGCTGGCGGTGGCCGGCCGGCTGCACGTGGCCCATGTGGGGGACAGCCGGGCATATTTAAAGAACAGCGGCGGCATAAGGCAGCTGACGATGGACCATTCTTATGTACAGGACCTGGTGAACTTCGGCCAGATAACCAAGGAGGAGGCCCGTACCCACCCGCGCAGAAATATCATCACCCGTGTGCTGGGTGTGCACGAGGGCGTGAAGGTGGACTATGCCGTTTGGGATTTCGCCGCCGGGGATATCGCCCTGGCCTGTACGGACGGGCTGACAAATTATATGGACGAGGACCTTTTGGAGGAGTATATCAACAGGCACAGCGGCGACGGCGGCGCCCTGGCGAAGGAACTCATTAAATTTGCCTTAAAATGCGGCGGCTCGGACAATATCACCATTGCCGTGGTAAACAATATATGA
- the pknB gene encoding Stk1 family PASTA domain-containing Ser/Thr kinase: MDKYIGKRLDGKYEIHNLVGVGGMACVYRAYDRVEDRWVAIKILKDEFSNNSEFLRRFRNEAKAITVLSHPNIVDVYDVSFGDRLQYIVMEYIDGITLKQYIDQEGVIRLDEALHFTTQILMALEHAHEKGIIHRDIKPQNVMLLQDGSIKVTDFGIARFSQSETQTMTDKAIGSVHYIAPEQARGDYITDKADIYSVGVMLYEMTTGRLPFVADNAVSVALMQLQAKPVMPRELNPSLPRGLEQITMRAMEKSPVDRFQSAGEMLDDIDRFRRNPGIVFHYDLQAGRADYDSSRNIDSYDSARFKPSYNDSYEYEEEYVRSQRGARGAMAVKGVIAAAIIVLLAVGAVWLWNNSDALFEPKEEEQIEMPNFVGMIYDDILNNPEYSDNFKFKRTEGNNPDLQPGEVMQQNPNQKIMVKKGSEVTLLVNGKVEQVEVPDMKGYSRADATALLKELELKVKCEEVAHDEIKVGYVVSSDPQEKTMVDVGTTVTLKISKGPATKKVKIPDDLVGKTRYDVESVLKERKLVVGNVITDDTSTQPADTVVSTNPAPGSEVSEGAAVDIVISSGKGSTKTVSKDISLPSGVNMDLNLKVYKNGTLVDERTVNPAYSGTYNLTYTGTSGQESVVVQLEGKDYMYLTFDYDAKEATITQTFEFTPPSSGGGDEPDTSGGDNSGGEGLGTGGGGISNNFEN; the protein is encoded by the coding sequence ATGGATAAGTATATTGGCAAGCGTTTGGATGGAAAGTATGAGATACACAATCTGGTGGGCGTGGGCGGCATGGCCTGCGTCTACAGGGCCTACGACAGGGTAGAGGACCGCTGGGTGGCCATCAAGATACTCAAGGACGAATTTTCAAACAACAGCGAATTCCTAAGGCGGTTCCGCAACGAGGCCAAGGCCATAACCGTCCTGTCCCATCCCAACATTGTGGATGTGTACGACGTGAGCTTTGGTGACAGGCTGCAATATATCGTCATGGAGTATATCGACGGAATAACCCTTAAGCAGTATATCGATCAGGAGGGCGTTATCCGCCTGGACGAGGCCCTGCATTTTACCACCCAGATACTAATGGCCCTGGAGCACGCCCACGAAAAGGGGATAATCCACCGGGACATCAAGCCCCAGAATGTGATGCTCTTACAGGACGGCTCCATCAAGGTGACGGATTTCGGCATCGCCCGGTTCTCCCAAAGCGAGACCCAGACCATGACCGACAAGGCCATCGGCTCCGTGCACTATATCGCGCCGGAGCAGGCCAGGGGCGACTATATCACCGACAAGGCCGATATCTATTCCGTGGGCGTGATGCTGTACGAGATGACCACGGGCCGCCTGCCCTTCGTGGCGGATAACGCCGTGTCCGTGGCCCTTATGCAGCTGCAGGCAAAGCCGGTCATGCCCAGAGAGCTGAATCCCAGCCTGCCAAGAGGTCTTGAGCAGATCACCATGCGGGCCATGGAAAAGAGCCCAGTGGACCGCTTCCAGTCCGCAGGGGAGATGCTGGACGATATCGACCGTTTCCGCCGCAACCCCGGGATAGTGTTCCACTATGACCTTCAGGCCGGAAGGGCGGACTACGACTCCTCCCGGAATATAGATTCCTACGACTCCGCCCGGTTCAAGCCCAGCTATAACGACAGCTACGAGTATGAGGAGGAATACGTGCGCTCCCAGCGGGGGGCCCGGGGGGCCATGGCCGTGAAGGGCGTTATCGCGGCGGCCATTATCGTGCTTTTGGCGGTGGGGGCCGTATGGCTCTGGAACAACAGCGACGCCCTTTTCGAGCCAAAAGAGGAGGAGCAGATAGAGATGCCGAACTTTGTGGGGATGATCTACGACGATATCCTCAACAACCCCGAATACAGCGATAACTTCAAGTTCAAGCGCACAGAGGGCAATAACCCGGACCTGCAGCCCGGCGAGGTCATGCAGCAGAACCCCAACCAGAAGATCATGGTGAAGAAGGGCTCTGAAGTCACGCTGCTGGTCAACGGCAAGGTGGAGCAGGTGGAGGTGCCCGACATGAAGGGTTACTCCCGGGCCGACGCCACGGCACTCTTGAAGGAACTTGAGCTAAAGGTCAAGTGTGAGGAGGTCGCCCACGACGAGATTAAAGTCGGCTATGTAGTATCCTCTGACCCCCAGGAAAAGACCATGGTGGACGTGGGCACCACGGTGACCCTTAAAATAAGCAAGGGCCCCGCCACAAAGAAGGTAAAGATACCCGACGACCTTGTGGGCAAGACCCGATACGACGTGGAGTCGGTGCTTAAAGAGAGGAAGCTAGTGGTGGGGAACGTCATAACCGACGACACCAGCACCCAGCCCGCCGATACGGTGGTAAGCACCAACCCCGCCCCGGGTTCCGAGGTCTCAGAGGGGGCCGCGGTGGATATAGTGATAAGCTCCGGCAAGGGCTCTACAAAGACCGTAAGCAAAGATATCTCCCTGCCTTCGGGGGTGAATATGGACCTGAACCTTAAGGTGTATAAGAACGGCACCCTGGTGGATGAGCGCACCGTCAACCCCGCCTACAGCGGCACCTATAATCTGACCTATACCGGCACCTCCGGCCAGGAGTCCGTAGTGGTGCAGCTGGAGGGCAAGGACTATATGTACCTGACCTTCGACTACGACGCCAAGGAGGCCACTATAACCCAGACCTTTGAGTTTACACCGCCAAGCAGCGGCGGCGGTGACGAGCCCGACACCAGCGGCGGCGACAACAGCGGCGGCGAGGGTCTGGGTACCGGCGGCGGCGGAATAAGCAATAACTTTGAAAACTGA
- the rsgA gene encoding ribosome small subunit-dependent GTPase A — translation MENMELEGLVIKCVGGFYTVNTAQEPVICRARGRFRKEGVSPCAGDRVRVQRETDGSWALSEVLPRKNHLVRPPVANLDRLFVVASLRGPAVNLALVDKTLAVAEINHIEPVVVFTKTDLDDPGPLLEIYRLAGIKCCKVCAQRGEGIEQVRELSAGRVSAFLGNSGVGKSTLLNALFPGLGLETGEISRKLGRGRHTTRHVELYPLPGGGYAADTPGFSTFDLERYRLTDKEQLVRGFREIERFSKDCRFTSCSHTCEKGCAVLKAANEGKIAGSRIENYGAMYQEIKGVKKWEQKSKHV, via the coding sequence ATGGAAAATATGGAGCTTGAGGGACTTGTAATAAAGTGCGTGGGCGGGTTCTATACAGTGAACACAGCGCAGGAGCCAGTCATATGCAGGGCCAGGGGACGCTTCCGCAAGGAGGGGGTTTCCCCCTGTGCCGGGGACCGGGTGAGGGTGCAGAGGGAGACGGACGGCTCCTGGGCGCTTTCAGAGGTGCTGCCTCGCAAAAATCACCTGGTCCGCCCGCCGGTGGCCAATTTGGACCGCTTGTTCGTGGTGGCGTCTCTCAGGGGCCCGGCGGTAAATCTTGCGCTGGTGGATAAGACCCTGGCGGTGGCGGAGATAAACCATATCGAGCCGGTGGTGGTGTTCACCAAAACGGACTTGGACGACCCGGGGCCCCTTTTGGAGATATACCGGCTGGCGGGGATAAAATGCTGCAAGGTATGCGCCCAGAGGGGAGAGGGTATAGAGCAGGTGCGGGAGCTGTCCGCAGGGAGGGTCTCTGCCTTCCTTGGGAACTCCGGCGTGGGGAAGTCCACCCTGCTGAACGCCCTGTTTCCGGGGCTGGGGCTTGAGACCGGCGAGATAAGCCGCAAGCTGGGCCGGGGCCGGCACACCACCCGGCATGTGGAGCTCTATCCTCTGCCGGGGGGCGGCTATGCCGCGGACACGCCGGGCTTCTCGACCTTTGACCTGGAACGCTACAGGCTTACCGATAAGGAGCAGCTTGTGAGGGGTTTTCGGGAAATCGAAAGGTTCTCAAAGGACTGCCGGTTCACCTCCTGCTCGCATACCTGCGAAAAGGGGTGCGCGGTCCTCAAGGCGGCGAACGAGGGAAAAATCGCCGGATCGCGCATAGAAAACTATGGGGCAATGTATCAAGAGATAAAGGGTGTAAAGAAATGGGAGCAGAAAAGCAAGCATGTATGA
- a CDS encoding thiamine diphosphokinase — MIIGASPLDGRKVFKEFDPRHYYVICADAGYETAMKAGIKPDLVVGDFDSAKEPPPKEIKCVSLPVDKDVTDTMFAVMKGFNLGLHSFLLLGCLGGKRFDHSLANLEVLQYIREHGGHGIMAGDHTKIFLLQEERLKMTGMAGAIVSVFPYNGSNCIVSYSGLKYPLNRGQLSCGGLPMGVSNQVTGDPAEVRVHSGCALVVVGQ; from the coding sequence ATGATTATTGGGGCCTCGCCCTTGGACGGCCGCAAGGTCTTCAAGGAGTTTGACCCAAGGCACTACTATGTTATATGCGCAGACGCCGGCTATGAGACAGCCATGAAGGCCGGGATAAAGCCGGATCTGGTGGTGGGGGACTTTGACTCTGCCAAGGAGCCGCCGCCAAAGGAAATAAAGTGCGTCAGCCTGCCGGTAGACAAGGATGTGACCGACACCATGTTCGCGGTTATGAAGGGTTTTAACCTGGGGCTGCACAGCTTCTTGCTGCTGGGCTGCCTTGGTGGAAAGCGCTTTGACCATTCTCTGGCCAACCTGGAGGTCTTACAGTATATCCGGGAGCACGGGGGGCATGGGATAATGGCCGGCGACCACACAAAAATATTCCTCCTACAGGAGGAAAGGCTGAAGATGACAGGCATGGCCGGGGCCATAGTCTCAGTGTTCCCATATAATGGCTCAAACTGCATAGTGAGCTATTCGGGGCTGAAATACCCCTTAAACCGCGGCCAGCTCTCCTGCGGCGGCCTTCCAATGGGGGTAAGCAACCAGGTGACCGGTGACCCGGCAGAGGTCCGGGTACATAGCGGCTGCGCGCTGGTAGTGGTGGGGCAGTAA
- the spoIVB gene encoding SpoIVB peptidase has product MEKQEKQKTLISRSQRRSFCGALHTFAMSVGITAVCMLMTIGVLGLEEPAAEAAVQEAAAFNTASQTPSEPAPPAANGQVIPMGKAFGIKLFTDGVIVASLSDIYTTGGICCPAAEAGLRPGDYLVQADGMEIQSNAALAAYIGRSQGEGVTFLVRRGDEEFEATVTPVFGEGAFRTGMWVRDSAAGVGTLTFYDPGTGMFAGLGHGICDSDAGSVMSLKTGEPAAITLCGIVKGIPEEPGQLRGYFSSDDSMGELLANNETGVYGKLAEVPEGTPIDVMAREEVKAGPIEIIASIDESGPHAYAAEIQKVSNTDQPTKNLVIKVTDQRLLESTGGIVQGMSGAPLLQDGRLCGAVTHVFMDDPTRGYGIFAETMVEQCRNIEEANKSEKD; this is encoded by the coding sequence TTGGAAAAACAAGAAAAACAGAAAACTCTTATAAGCAGGTCACAAAGGCGGTCCTTCTGCGGGGCTCTTCACACCTTTGCCATGAGCGTTGGCATAACCGCAGTATGTATGCTCATGACAATAGGGGTGCTGGGCCTGGAGGAGCCTGCCGCTGAAGCCGCCGTACAGGAGGCCGCAGCCTTTAATACCGCCAGCCAGACTCCGTCAGAGCCCGCGCCCCCTGCCGCAAACGGCCAGGTGATACCCATGGGCAAAGCCTTTGGCATAAAGCTCTTTACCGATGGGGTTATTGTTGCCTCGCTCTCGGATATTTATACCACCGGCGGCATATGCTGCCCCGCCGCCGAGGCGGGACTGCGGCCGGGGGACTATCTTGTCCAAGCAGACGGCATGGAGATCCAGAGCAACGCGGCTCTTGCTGCCTATATCGGCCGCAGTCAGGGTGAGGGCGTGACCTTCCTGGTGCGCCGGGGAGATGAGGAGTTCGAGGCCACGGTCACCCCGGTGTTCGGCGAGGGAGCCTTTAGGACCGGCATGTGGGTGCGCGACAGCGCGGCAGGCGTGGGGACGCTGACCTTTTACGACCCCGGAACCGGTATGTTCGCCGGCCTGGGCCACGGCATCTGCGACTCAGACGCAGGCAGCGTAATGTCCCTTAAAACAGGCGAGCCCGCGGCCATTACCCTGTGCGGCATCGTCAAGGGTATCCCCGAGGAGCCCGGCCAGCTGCGCGGATATTTCTCCTCAGACGATTCCATGGGCGAGCTGCTGGCAAACAACGAGACCGGCGTTTACGGGAAATTGGCAGAAGTCCCGGAGGGCACGCCTATTGACGTGATGGCCCGAGAAGAGGTAAAGGCCGGACCGATAGAAATAATTGCCAGCATCGACGAATCAGGCCCCCATGCCTATGCGGCGGAGATACAGAAGGTGAGCAATACCGACCAGCCTACCAAGAATCTGGTCATTAAGGTGACGGACCAGAGACTGCTGGAATCCACCGGGGGGATTGTGCAGGGCATGAGCGGCGCTCCCCTCCTTCAAGATGGCAGGCTATGCGGAGCTGTAACTCATGTGTTTATGGACGACCCCACAAGGGGGTATGGAATTTTTGCCGAGACCATGGTGGAACAGTGCCGGAATATAGAAGAAGCGAACAAATCAGAGAAGGACTGA
- a CDS encoding class I SAM-dependent methyltransferase, with protein MLDNKGFDLWADGYDKAVGLSDEEKSYPFAGYKEVLGRIYQLVMVKGRAKVLDIGFGTGTLTAKLYEGGCEIWGQDFSERMIELAKAKMPGARLFQGDFSRGLAGPILSERYDFIIATYSLHHLTDSEKISFINTLTGLLKEGGAILIGDVAFESRQELEQCRQQVGEGWDEDEIYFVYEETLEAFPAMEFEKFSYCAGLLSLQG; from the coding sequence ATGCTTGACAATAAGGGCTTCGACCTGTGGGCCGACGGCTATGATAAGGCCGTGGGGCTCTCGGACGAGGAGAAAAGCTATCCCTTCGCGGGCTATAAGGAGGTTCTCGGAAGGATATACCAGCTTGTAATGGTTAAGGGCCGGGCCAAGGTACTTGATATAGGCTTCGGCACAGGCACCCTTACGGCGAAGCTGTACGAGGGCGGCTGCGAGATATGGGGGCAGGATTTCTCGGAGAGGATGATAGAGCTGGCAAAGGCCAAGATGCCCGGCGCCCGCCTGTTCCAGGGGGACTTCTCCCGGGGACTTGCCGGACCGATACTTTCGGAGCGCTATGACTTTATCATCGCAACGTACTCTCTGCACCACCTGACGGACAGCGAAAAGATAAGCTTTATAAACACCCTGACTGGGCTTTTAAAGGAGGGCGGCGCCATACTTATCGGCGACGTGGCCTTCGAGAGCAGGCAGGAGCTGGAGCAGTGCCGCCAGCAGGTGGGCGAGGGCTGGGACGAGGACGAGATATACTTTGTGTACGAGGAAACACTCGAGGCCTTCCCGGCAATGGAGTTTGAGAAGTTCTCCTATTGTGCCGGTCTGCTATCTTTGCAGGGATAA
- a CDS encoding 4Fe-4S binding protein: MPRIIVDESVCKGCGLCANACPQKIISLDTGRLNPKGYHPARLMEPEKCVGCAACAAMCPDTAITVEK; encoded by the coding sequence ATGCCAAGGATAATCGTGGACGAGAGCGTCTGCAAGGGCTGCGGGCTCTGCGCCAACGCCTGCCCGCAAAAGATCATCTCCCTGGATACCGGGAGGCTGAACCCCAAGGGCTACCACCCCGCAAGGCTTATGGAGCCCGAAAAGTGCGTGGGCTGCGCGGCCTGCGCGGCCATGTGCCCGGACACGGCCATAACTGTGGAAAAATAA